A window from Peromyscus eremicus chromosome 5, PerEre_H2_v1, whole genome shotgun sequence encodes these proteins:
- the Echdc3 gene encoding enoyl-CoA hydratase domain-containing protein 3, mitochondrial isoform X1 — MAMVAGLRAFGVKGTSWLWRSRWAPLSAGFCSPGSAATARPESEPRPTSMRQLDGIRNIVLSNPKKRNALSLAMLKSLRSDILHEAESKALKVIIIAAEGPVFSSGHDLKELTDVQGRDYHTEVFQTCSEVMMLIRNHPVPIIAMVNGLATAAGCQLVASCDIAVASDKSSFATPGVNVGLFCSTPAVALGRAVPRKVALEMLLTGEPISAQEAVRHGLISKVVPEEQLEEETMRIAKKIASLSRSVVALGKATFYKQLSQDLRTAYYLASQAMVDNLGLQDGQEGIEAFIQKRKPVWSH; from the exons ATGGCCATGGTCGCCGGCCTAAGAGCCTTTGGGGTGAAGGGGACCAGCTGGCTCTGGCGCAGCCGGTGGGCCCCTCTCTCCGCCGGCTTCTGCAGCCCGGGGTCAGCAGCAACCGCGCGGCCGGAGTCGGAACCACGGCCCACTAGCATGCGACAGCTGGACGGAATCAG GAACATTGTCTTAAGCAATCCCAAGAAGAGGAATGCGCTGTCACTGGCCATGCTGAAATCTCTCCGAAGTGACATCCTTCATGAAGCTGAAAGCAAAGCCCTGAAAGTCATTATAATTGCAG CTGAGGGccctgtgttttcttctgggCATGATTTGAAGGAGCTGACAGATGTGCAAGGCCGCGATTATCACACCGAAGTGTTTCAGACCTGCTCTGAG GTCATGATGCTGATACGGAACCACCCGGTCCCCATCATTGCCATGGTCAATGGCTTGGCCACAGCTGCCGGCTGCCAGCTTGTTGCCAGCTGTGACATTGCTGTGGCCAGCGACAAGTCCTCTTTTGCTACTCCTGGGGTGAATGTGGGGCTTTTCTGCTCCACCCCTGCGGTTGCCCTGGGGAGAGCAGTGCCCAGAAAG GTGGCCCTGGAGATGCTTTTGACTGGGGAGCCCATTTCTGCTCAGGAGGCCGTCCGCCACGGCCTCATCAGCAAAGTGGTCCCAGAGGAGCAGCTGGAGGAAGAGACCATGAGAATAGCGAAGAAGATTGCCTCTTTGAGCCGCTCCGTGGTGGCATTAGGCAAGGCTACCTTTTACAAACAGCTGTCCCAAGACCTTAGAACAGCATACTACCTCGCTTCCCAGGCCATGGTGGACAACCTAGGCCTGCAGGACGGGCAGGAAGGAATCGAGGCCTTCATCCAGAAAAGAAAGCCCGTCTGGTCACACTGA
- the Echdc3 gene encoding enoyl-CoA hydratase domain-containing protein 3, mitochondrial isoform X2 — protein MAMVAGLRAFGVKGTSWLWRSRWAPLSAGFCSPGSAATARPESEPRPTSMRQLDGIRNIVLSNPKKRNALSLAMLKSLRSDILHEAESKALKVIIIAAEGPVFSSGHDLKELTDVQGRDYHTEVFQTCSEVMMLIRNHPVPIIAMVNGLATAAGCQLVASCDIAVASDKSSFATPGVNVGLFCSTPAVALGRAVPRKNLLLLTAETCSWGDSVVTYTPTCRLQVHAVRGDPLLKCLPQGGCF, from the exons ATGGCCATGGTCGCCGGCCTAAGAGCCTTTGGGGTGAAGGGGACCAGCTGGCTCTGGCGCAGCCGGTGGGCCCCTCTCTCCGCCGGCTTCTGCAGCCCGGGGTCAGCAGCAACCGCGCGGCCGGAGTCGGAACCACGGCCCACTAGCATGCGACAGCTGGACGGAATCAG GAACATTGTCTTAAGCAATCCCAAGAAGAGGAATGCGCTGTCACTGGCCATGCTGAAATCTCTCCGAAGTGACATCCTTCATGAAGCTGAAAGCAAAGCCCTGAAAGTCATTATAATTGCAG CTGAGGGccctgtgttttcttctgggCATGATTTGAAGGAGCTGACAGATGTGCAAGGCCGCGATTATCACACCGAAGTGTTTCAGACCTGCTCTGAG GTCATGATGCTGATACGGAACCACCCGGTCCCCATCATTGCCATGGTCAATGGCTTGGCCACAGCTGCCGGCTGCCAGCTTGTTGCCAGCTGTGACATTGCTGTGGCCAGCGACAAGTCCTCTTTTGCTACTCCTGGGGTGAATGTGGGGCTTTTCTGCTCCACCCCTGCGGTTGCCCTGGGGAGAGCAGTGCCCAGAAAG AACCTCTTGTTACTTACCGCAGAAACGTGCTCGTGGGGAGATTCTGTGGTTACCTACACGCCAACGTGCCGACTACAGGTACACGCTGTGAGAGGCGATCCTTTGCTCAAGTGTCTTCCACAAGGGGGATGTTTTTGA